The following are encoded in a window of Ictalurus punctatus breed USDA103 chromosome 13, Coco_2.0, whole genome shotgun sequence genomic DNA:
- the LOC108274342 gene encoding inactive all-trans-retinol 13,14-reductase, giving the protein MWLLLLLVCFLIWAVGTYWYLFGKPSPFSLESLRPPGPLELDQKKRDKILKQGFRKERIPENLDAIVIGSGIGGMTVAATLAKLGKRVLVLEQHDQAGGCCHTFTEKGFEFDVGLHYIGQLHENSLFKIIMDQITEGQLQFVELDKHFDTLVIDSGEKSRKYTIHSGKTEMEEHLKEQFPDDTKAVEEFFKIMKISARKTSILAAIKLIPQWVTLFLLKSGIAGLCTSIFRLAATNATAVADNLTSNKDLQLIFNYFFYGIPPKESSCVINALLLHHYKRGAYYPKGGASEIPFHIIKVIQKFGGRVLVRAPVNRILVDNNGAAYGVTVKKGQEDVEVRAPVIISNCGVFNTFQKLLPSHIQTKPEIQKRLNMMRPGRGCLLVFSGFDATQEELGINSSNMWLFKSNDMDAMMDEYFSMGKDEAPDNVPMIHFTFPSAKDPTSKIRHPGKSCMTILTVVRYEWFEEWKDTPVRKRGDDYLKYKMRFANNVFDWACSQYPKLRDKLVYQEVSTPLSNAHYLGRYLGAMYSTEQNVERFEAEALARNRCDTPVKNLFVSGQDVFSCGIAGALHGGLLCASTVLRHIVYIDLLMLKKKLKKKKARGTAEHIKKLL; this is encoded by the exons ATGTGGTTACTGCTGctgttggtgtgttttttgATTTGGGCTGTTGGTACTTACTGGTACCTGTTTGGCAAACCGAGCCCTTTCTCACTTGAGTCACTTAGACCTCCGGGTCCATTAGAGCTGGACCAGAAGAAGAGAGACAAAATTCTGAAGCAAG GCTTCAGGAAAGAGAGGATTCCAGAGAATCTGGATGCCATCGTGATTGGCAGTGGCATAGGTGGCATGACAGTGGCAGCTACACTAGCCAAACTGGGCAAGAGAGTGCTGGTGCTAGAGCAGCATGACCAAGCTGGAGGCTGCTGCCACACTTTCACTGAGAAAGGCTTCGAGTTTGACGTAG GGCTACATTACATTGGTCAGCTACATGAGAACAGTCTGTTTAAGATCATCATGGACCAGATCACAGAAGGACAACTGCAGTTTGTGGAACTGGACAAGCACTTTGACACTTTAGTGATAGATAGCGGAGAGAAAAGCAGGAAATACACAATCCACAGCGGAAAAACTGAGATGGAGGAGCATCTGAAGGAGCAGTTCCCTGATGACACTAAAGCTGTGGAGGAGTTCTTCAAGATCATGAAG aTCTCAGCCAGGAAGACATCCATTTTGGCTGCAATAAAACTAATTCCTCAGTGGGTGACACTGTTCCTGCTTAAGAGTGGCATTGCTGGCCTCTGTACCTCCATCTTTCGCCTTGCAGCCACTAATGCCACTGCAGTTGCTGACAATCTGACCTCCAACAAGGACCTCCAGTTAATCTTCAACTATTTTTTCTACG gCATTCCACCCAAAGAGTCCAGCTGTGTCATTAATGCACTGCTGTTGCACCACTACAAGCGCGGAGCATACTACCCAAAAGGTGGCGCCAGTGAAATCCCATTCCACATCATAAAGGTCATCCAGAAATTTGGTGGACGTGTGCTGGTCCGTGCTCCTGTAAATCGCATCCTGGTTGACAATAACGGAGCTGCATATG GCGTCACTGTGAAAAAAGGCCAAGAGGATGTGGAAGTGCGGGCTCCTGTTATCATCTCCAACTGTGGGGTCTTCAACACCTTCCAGAAATTGCTACCATCACATATACAAACCAAACCAG AGATTCAGAAGCGGCTGAATATGATGAGACCTGGACGAGGATGCCTTTTAGTGTTCTCAGGTTTCGATGCCACACAGGAGGAACTGGGCATCAATTCTAGCAACATGTGGCTCTTTAAGTCTAACGATATGGATGCCAT GATGGATGAGTACTTCAGTATGGGGAAGGATGAAGCTCCAGATAATGTTCCCATGATTCACTTTACGTTTCCATCTGCCAAAGATCCCACATCAAAGATCCGTCACCCAG GTAAATCTTGCATGACCATCCTGACAGTGGTTAGGTATGAATGGTTTGAAGAGTGGAAGGACACTCCAGTGAGAAAAAGAGGGGATGACTATTTAAAGTACAAGATGAGATTTGCCAACAATGTCTTTGACTGGGCCTGCAGCCAGTACCCCAAACTGAGAGACAAG CTGGTATATCAGGAGGTCTCCACTCCATTGTCTAACGCACACTATCTTGGTCGTTACCTCGGAGCCATGTACTCAACTGAGCAGAATGTGGAGCGCTTTGAAGCAGAGGCCCTCGCTAGAAATCGTTGTGATACACCTGTCAAAAATCTCTTTGTTTCAG